In candidate division WOR-3 bacterium, a single genomic region encodes these proteins:
- a CDS encoding four helix bundle protein: protein MTPEAGSKMEPKYPFEKLEVWQLAVDLTDAVYAAARSLPRAEMFALGDQMRRASVSVALKIAEGRAADSEAEFNRFLGIALRSLIEVEACVRLGVRLGLLDARHASGVCAVADPLEAKLRTLRTRLKRSRIRPSS, encoded by the coding sequence ATGACGCCAGAGGCTGGAAGCAAGATGGAACCGAAGTACCCGTTCGAGAAGCTGGAGGTCTGGCAGCTAGCGGTGGACCTTACAGACGCCGTCTATGCTGCTGCGCGGAGTCTTCCTCGGGCGGAGATGTTCGCGCTCGGAGACCAGATGCGCAGGGCCTCGGTCTCGGTCGCCCTCAAAATCGCTGAAGGGCGTGCCGCGGACAGTGAGGCGGAGTTCAATCGTTTCCTCGGTATCGCGTTGCGGTCGCTGATCGAAGTCGAGGCGTGCGTTCGGCTGGGGGTCCGCCTTGGGCTTCTGGATGCTCGTCATGCCAGTGGTGTCTGTGCGGTGGCCGATCCACTTGAGGCGAAGTTGAGAACACTGCGGACTCGACTCAAGAGGTCGCGCATCCGTCCATCTTCGTAG
- a CDS encoding uracil-DNA glycosylase, whose product MKRCRRCGLPDGVSAVFGRFDSPRWMLVGQAPGKKEILLGRPFAGAAGRRLFQWLAEAGFEEEQFRSICYVTAMMKCFPGGGERGDLKPSRQQVANCAAWLERELALARPGVLIPVGQLAIERFLGKAKLEQLIGRQFRRVIGGRAVTVIPLPHPSGASAWTNAPENRRLIRRAIRLLAEASSGQ is encoded by the coding sequence ATGAAACGGTGCCGCAGGTGCGGCCTGCCGGACGGAGTGAGTGCTGTCTTCGGTCGGTTCGATTCTCCCCGCTGGATGCTGGTCGGGCAGGCGCCCGGGAAGAAGGAGATCCTGCTGGGTCGTCCTTTCGCCGGTGCGGCCGGACGGCGGCTGTTCCAGTGGCTGGCCGAGGCCGGTTTTGAAGAAGAGCAGTTTCGTTCCATCTGTTACGTGACCGCGATGATGAAGTGCTTTCCCGGTGGCGGCGAGCGGGGAGACCTGAAACCGAGCCGTCAGCAGGTAGCCAACTGCGCGGCGTGGCTGGAGAGAGAGCTCGCGCTGGCCAGACCAGGTGTGCTGATTCCGGTTGGCCAGTTAGCGATCGAGCGGTTCCTGGGGAAGGCCAAGCTCGAGCAGTTGATCGGCCGGCAGTTTCGCCGCGTCATCGGCGGGCGTGCCGTCACGGTGATACCTCTTCCTCACCCCTCCGGTGCCTCGGCCTGGACCAACGCGCCCGAGAACCGGAGACTCATCCGCCGGGCAATTCGGCTGCTGGCCGAAGCGTCTAGCGGCCAGTGA